A stretch of the Streptosporangium sp. NBC_01755 genome encodes the following:
- a CDS encoding zinc ribbon domain-containing protein codes for MKVPARGTSQTCHRCGHRDLAAREGIRYVCANPACGWGGHADTNAAINIKNAVGTPVSGRGDLGVTRSAKRQPPRAA; via the coding sequence GTGAAGGTCCCCGCGCGGGGGACCTCGCAGACCTGTCACCGGTGCGGCCATCGTGACCTGGCGGCCCGGGAGGGGATACGGTACGTCTGCGCCAACCCCGCGTGCGGTTGGGGCGGGCATGCCGACACCAACGCCGCGATCAATATCAAGAACGCCGTCGGAACGCCGGTATCAGGACGTGGAGACCTCGGGGTTACCCGGTCTGCGAAGCGTCAACCCCCGCGCGCCGCTTAA
- a CDS encoding MurR/RpiR family transcriptional regulator: MKGMLVAAGALGRIQTETPALPEALRRVGEAILADPAEAARSTIITLAERSGSSPATVTRFCRVFGFMGYAGLRVALATETGRAAQANWDMGVGHEIGPTDPLDAAIGMMAAADSRLIQETAAQLDATTVAKVAEAIVAARRILIFGVSTSGAVAGMMGGRLRRIRIPCWSHADAHEALADAALLGAGDVAIGISHQGRTREVLESLGEAGDRGALTVAVTSFARSPLAELAELVLTTASRETTFRLGGLAAVHSQLFVLDTVYVAVAQRTYEQTNEAFELTIGEGPRAGDLADLSPVRPS, encoded by the coding sequence ATGAAAGGAATGCTTGTGGCCGCAGGTGCGCTCGGACGTATCCAGACCGAGACACCCGCGCTGCCGGAGGCGCTGCGCCGGGTGGGTGAGGCGATCCTGGCCGACCCCGCGGAGGCGGCGCGATCCACGATCATCACGCTGGCCGAGCGGAGCGGCAGCTCGCCCGCCACGGTCACCCGTTTCTGCAGGGTGTTCGGTTTCATGGGATATGCCGGGCTACGGGTCGCGCTGGCCACCGAGACCGGCCGCGCGGCGCAGGCCAACTGGGACATGGGGGTGGGCCACGAGATCGGCCCCACCGACCCGCTCGACGCGGCGATCGGCATGATGGCCGCCGCCGACTCGCGGCTCATCCAGGAGACCGCGGCCCAACTCGACGCGACCACCGTCGCCAAGGTCGCCGAGGCCATCGTCGCGGCCCGCCGCATCCTCATCTTCGGGGTCTCCACCAGCGGGGCGGTGGCCGGGATGATGGGCGGGCGGTTGCGCCGCATCCGGATCCCCTGCTGGAGCCACGCCGACGCGCACGAGGCGCTCGCCGACGCCGCGCTGCTCGGTGCGGGCGACGTCGCCATCGGCATCTCCCACCAGGGCCGCACCCGCGAGGTGCTGGAGTCCCTCGGCGAGGCCGGAGACCGGGGCGCGCTGACCGTCGCGGTCACCTCCTTCGCCCGTTCCCCGCTGGCGGAGCTGGCGGAGCTGGTGCTGACCACCGCCAGCCGCGAGACCACCTTCCGGCTGGGCGGCCTGGCCGCCGTCCACTCCCAGCTCTTCGTCCTCGACACCGTCTATGTCGCGGTCGCGCAGCGCACCTACGAGCAGACGAACGAGGCGTTCGAGCTGACGATTGGTGAAGGTCCCCGCGCGGGGGACCTCGCAGACCTGTCACCGGTGCGGCCATCGTGA
- a CDS encoding LacI family DNA-binding transcriptional regulator, with amino-acid sequence MTSHVKPPTSVDVARAAGVSQATVSYVLNDSPGARVGEETRERVREAAARLGYVPHASARALRTGHSGLVLLPLSPARTGRLAQDLLDEMEDKLRERGYTLIQYGERRLKGTAAARSWAELRPVAVLVEVERLTKAAVELLKASGVKAVIGFGAERPSPLVPVALYDQEAIGACAAEHLVSRGRTRLAAVVPREQGIDKMGAGRWRGVCQVVPGAERIDLAFSEDEAARLAARGDLPDGVFAYNDEYAMLVVSALRDAGVRVPEDVAVVGADDLVIAGLMRPRLTSVHVDPTTTPGELVAMVDEIIRGERAAGPRTVLSRYTPRLVVRETT; translated from the coding sequence GTGACCTCCCATGTGAAGCCGCCGACCAGCGTCGATGTGGCGCGCGCTGCGGGAGTCTCCCAGGCCACGGTCTCCTACGTGCTCAACGACAGCCCCGGCGCACGGGTCGGCGAGGAGACCCGCGAACGGGTCAGGGAGGCCGCCGCCCGCCTCGGCTACGTCCCGCACGCCAGCGCCAGAGCGCTGCGCACCGGGCACAGCGGCCTGGTCCTGCTCCCGCTCTCCCCGGCCAGAACCGGCAGACTGGCGCAAGACCTGCTCGACGAGATGGAGGACAAGCTGCGTGAGCGCGGTTACACCCTCATCCAGTACGGCGAGCGCCGGCTGAAGGGCACCGCCGCCGCGCGGTCGTGGGCCGAGCTGCGGCCGGTCGCCGTGCTCGTCGAGGTGGAGAGGCTCACCAAGGCGGCGGTCGAACTGCTCAAGGCCTCGGGCGTGAAGGCCGTCATCGGGTTCGGCGCCGAACGTCCTTCACCGCTCGTGCCGGTCGCACTGTACGACCAGGAGGCCATCGGCGCCTGCGCGGCCGAGCATCTGGTGTCGCGGGGCCGCACCAGGCTGGCCGCCGTCGTGCCGCGTGAGCAGGGCATCGACAAGATGGGCGCCGGCCGCTGGCGCGGCGTGTGCCAGGTCGTGCCCGGTGCCGAGCGGATCGACCTGGCCTTCTCCGAGGACGAGGCGGCGCGCCTCGCCGCGCGGGGCGACCTACCGGACGGTGTTTTCGCCTACAACGACGAGTACGCGATGCTCGTCGTCAGCGCGCTGCGAGACGCCGGGGTGCGGGTGCCCGAGGACGTCGCGGTCGTCGGGGCGGACGACCTGGTCATCGCCGGGCTGATGCGGCCCAGGCTGACCAGTGTGCACGTGGACCCGACCACGACGCCCGGCGAGCTGGTCGCCATGGTCGACGAGATCATCCGTGGGGAGCGTGCGGCCGGGCCCCGGACCGTGCTCAGCCGCTACACGCCGCGCCTGGTGGTCAGAGAGACGACGTAA
- a CDS encoding RNA-guided endonuclease InsQ/TnpB family protein, giving the protein MKLVVQVKLLPDAATEAALRETLTLCNRAANHASRRAFDTGTKNKTSLQRLVYGDLKAMGLSAQPAIHITRKVAGAYATLKANLKAANHGPNGSTRRTKAESKPIRFRKDAAQPYDDRCLSWQYDARTISIWTARGRFGRIPFACSPEQMKLLTAYRKGESDLVFRGGSWYLYATCEVPEPQTFEPDGFLGVDLGIANIATTSDGIAHAGKHLNQVRHRNRRLRRRLQSKGTKAAKRLLRKISGREARFAADTNHRISKTIVTEAQRTSRGVALEDLGGIRARVRLRKPQRVTLHSWSFHQFGSFIAYKAARAGVPVVYVDPAHTSQGCSACGHVSKRNRPDQATFRCMSCGFAEHADVNAARNIAARGVTGWAVSHAADDAA; this is encoded by the coding sequence ATGAAGCTGGTCGTACAGGTGAAGCTGCTCCCCGACGCCGCCACGGAAGCGGCGCTGCGGGAGACGCTGACCCTGTGCAACCGGGCCGCCAACCACGCATCCCGCCGCGCCTTCGACACCGGCACCAAGAACAAGACCTCCCTTCAGCGCCTCGTCTACGGCGACCTGAAGGCCATGGGCCTGTCCGCGCAGCCCGCCATCCACATCACGCGGAAAGTCGCCGGGGCCTACGCCACCCTGAAGGCCAACCTGAAGGCCGCAAACCACGGCCCGAACGGTTCCACGCGGCGCACCAAGGCCGAGAGCAAACCGATTCGGTTCCGCAAGGACGCCGCGCAGCCCTACGACGACCGGTGCCTGTCCTGGCAGTACGACGCCCGTACGATCTCGATCTGGACCGCGCGCGGACGCTTCGGCCGCATCCCCTTCGCCTGCTCGCCCGAACAGATGAAGTTGCTGACCGCCTACCGCAAGGGCGAGTCCGACCTGGTGTTTCGGGGCGGCTCCTGGTACCTGTACGCCACCTGCGAGGTGCCCGAACCCCAGACCTTCGAGCCCGACGGGTTCCTCGGCGTGGATCTCGGCATCGCCAACATCGCCACCACATCCGATGGCATCGCCCACGCCGGCAAGCACCTGAACCAGGTACGGCACCGCAACCGGCGGCTGCGCCGACGCCTGCAATCCAAGGGCACCAAGGCCGCCAAGAGGCTCCTGCGCAAGATCTCCGGCCGGGAAGCGCGCTTCGCGGCCGACACCAACCACCGCATCTCCAAGACCATCGTGACCGAGGCGCAACGCACCTCGCGCGGCGTCGCCCTGGAAGACCTGGGCGGCATCCGCGCAAGGGTACGGCTCCGCAAGCCCCAGCGGGTCACGCTGCACTCTTGGAGTTTCCACCAGTTCGGCTCCTTCATCGCCTACAAGGCGGCCCGGGCAGGGGTGCCGGTGGTGTACGTGGACCCGGCCCACACCTCGCAGGGGTGCTCGGCATGCGGCCACGTCTCGAAGAGGAACCGGCCCGATCAGGCCACCTTCCGATGCATGTCGTGCGGCTTCGCTGAGCACGCCGACGTGAACGCGGCCCGTAACATCGCCGCGCGCGGTGTCACGGGCTGGGCAGTGAGTCACGCTGCCGACGACGCGGCCTGA
- a CDS encoding pentapeptide repeat-containing protein, which yields MDVARLLADQREINGVDLARLSLGEHLTGEGPYVFKECDLTGTDFSGAPLVGASFEGCVLERADFRRTDLDGARFSGGGGAGLRFANAELVDATFTDVDLSGANFGRALLTDVVFTGCRMIGAVLTGCRGIGYRFDGSNLMLADLIGCSFRGAHLRGTRLDEANLSNCDFTNAVFEDCRMIGARTVDTVFTMADLRGLDLGEVDDTRLRSLRGAIISPSQAALILASRGLTVN from the coding sequence ATGGATGTGGCACGGTTGCTGGCGGACCAGCGGGAGATCAACGGGGTCGATCTGGCGAGGCTCTCCCTCGGCGAGCATCTGACCGGTGAGGGACCCTACGTCTTCAAGGAGTGCGACCTCACCGGCACCGACTTCAGCGGGGCGCCGCTCGTGGGGGCCTCGTTCGAGGGATGCGTGCTGGAGCGGGCCGACTTCCGCCGTACGGATCTGGACGGGGCGCGTTTCTCCGGCGGCGGGGGAGCGGGGCTCAGGTTCGCGAACGCCGAACTCGTCGACGCGACCTTCACCGACGTCGACCTGTCGGGCGCGAACTTCGGGCGGGCACTGCTCACCGACGTCGTCTTCACCGGCTGCCGCATGATCGGCGCGGTGCTGACAGGTTGCCGGGGCATCGGCTACCGGTTCGACGGTTCCAACCTGATGCTGGCCGACCTGATCGGCTGCTCGTTCCGAGGCGCCCACCTGCGGGGCACCCGCCTCGACGAGGCCAACCTGTCGAACTGCGACTTCACCAATGCCGTGTTCGAGGACTGCCGCATGATCGGCGCCCGCACCGTCGACACGGTCTTCACCATGGCAGACCTGCGCGGCCTGGACCTCGGCGAGGTCGACGACACCCGGCTCCGATCGCTGCGCGGAGCGATCATCAGCCCGTCCCAGGCCGCCCTGATCCTCGCCTCCCGGGGGCTGACCGTGAACTGA
- a CDS encoding glycoside hydrolase family 3 protein, with product MDYRDPQLSVERRVDDLVGRMTLEEKAGLLFQAMVTMGDIMPIPSATDMIDGRLMNHFNLFGSASGREMAEWSNAVQERAKATRLGIPVTISTDPRHSFSSNPGAAMMAGAFSQWPETTGLAAIGDEALVEKFADIARQEYLAVGIRVALHPQIDLATEPRWARANATFGEDAELTSRLVKAYIRGFQGVRLGKDSVACMTKHFPGGGPQKDGEDPHFAYGREQVYPGGNFDYHLKPFEAAFEAGTSQIMPYYGMPVGTPYEEVGFGFNKDVITGLLRERYGFDGIVCTDWGLLTDDVIMGQPVAARAWGVEHLTPLERAKKALDAGIDQFGGEACPELVIELVRSGQIAEERIDVSVRRLLREKFVLGLFDDPFADPDRAEEIVGRADFVQAGVEAQSASLTLLKNGPLPLVEGLRMYVEGVDAETAAGYGTIVATPEEADIALVRLAAPYEPRPGMFESFFHAGDLAFPEAEIARLRALQSKADTVVDVYLERPAVFPEIAEGAVAVLGDFGANDAVFLDVVFGRRSPLGRLPYELPRSMAAVEASRSDMPYDSEDPLYPFGHGLSY from the coding sequence GTGGACTACCGGGATCCTCAGCTGTCCGTCGAGCGGCGTGTCGACGACCTCGTGGGCAGGATGACACTGGAGGAGAAGGCGGGGCTGCTCTTCCAGGCCATGGTGACGATGGGCGACATCATGCCCATCCCCTCGGCCACCGACATGATCGACGGCCGGCTCATGAACCACTTCAACCTGTTCGGCAGCGCCTCGGGGCGCGAGATGGCCGAGTGGAGCAACGCCGTACAGGAGCGGGCGAAGGCGACCAGGCTCGGCATCCCCGTGACGATCTCCACCGACCCGCGTCACTCCTTCTCCAGCAACCCGGGCGCGGCCATGATGGCGGGAGCGTTCTCACAGTGGCCGGAGACGACGGGGCTGGCCGCGATCGGCGACGAGGCCCTGGTCGAGAAGTTCGCGGACATCGCCCGGCAGGAGTACCTCGCCGTCGGCATCCGGGTCGCCCTGCACCCGCAGATCGACCTGGCCACCGAGCCCCGCTGGGCGCGCGCCAACGCCACTTTCGGCGAGGACGCGGAGCTGACCTCCCGGCTGGTCAAGGCATACATCCGGGGCTTCCAGGGGGTACGCCTCGGTAAGGACAGCGTCGCCTGCATGACCAAGCACTTCCCCGGCGGCGGCCCGCAGAAGGACGGCGAGGACCCGCACTTCGCGTACGGCCGCGAGCAGGTCTACCCGGGCGGCAACTTCGACTACCACCTCAAGCCGTTCGAGGCCGCCTTCGAGGCGGGGACCTCGCAGATCATGCCCTACTACGGCATGCCGGTCGGCACGCCGTACGAAGAGGTCGGGTTCGGATTCAACAAGGATGTCATCACCGGCCTGCTGCGCGAGCGGTACGGCTTCGACGGCATCGTCTGCACCGACTGGGGCCTGCTCACCGACGACGTGATCATGGGGCAGCCGGTGGCCGCCCGTGCCTGGGGCGTGGAACACCTCACCCCGCTGGAGCGGGCGAAGAAGGCACTGGACGCCGGGATCGACCAGTTCGGTGGGGAGGCCTGCCCGGAACTGGTCATCGAGCTGGTCAGGAGCGGGCAGATCGCCGAGGAGCGCATCGACGTCTCGGTACGCCGCCTGCTGCGCGAGAAATTCGTGCTCGGCCTGTTCGACGACCCGTTCGCGGACCCGGACCGGGCCGAGGAGATCGTCGGCCGCGCCGACTTCGTCCAGGCGGGGGTCGAGGCGCAGAGCGCGTCGCTCACCCTGCTCAAGAACGGCCCGCTGCCGCTGGTGGAGGGGCTCAGGATGTACGTCGAGGGCGTCGACGCCGAGACCGCCGCAGGTTACGGGACGATCGTGGCGACTCCGGAGGAGGCGGACATCGCGCTCGTACGACTGGCGGCGCCGTACGAACCGCGTCCCGGCATGTTCGAGTCGTTCTTCCACGCGGGTGACCTGGCCTTCCCCGAGGCGGAGATCGCCAGGCTGCGCGCGTTGCAGAGTAAGGCCGACACGGTCGTGGACGTGTACCTGGAACGGCCCGCCGTCTTCCCCGAGATCGCCGAGGGGGCCGTCGCCGTGCTCGGTGATTTCGGCGCGAACGACGCGGTCTTTCTCGACGTGGTCTTCGGACGCAGGTCGCCGCTCGGGCGCCTGCCATACGAGCTGCCTCGCTCGATGGCCGCGGTCGAGGCGAGCCGTTCCGACATGCCGTACGACAGTGAGGACCCGCTCTACCCGTTCGGGCACGGGCTGAGCTATTAG
- a CDS encoding DNA alkylation repair protein, which yields MEILQKAVRMALTEVADPAKAPVMRAYMKSEMPFLGVQAAPRRAALKRVFIEYYVETAPAWREAALALWHGAEYREERYAAIELTGFRLYRGFQTLDALPMYEEMIVTGAWWDYVDDLAVHRVGGLLAAFPDTMRPLMLRWAHGTDLWKRRTAILSQNRFKSATDTGLLYACIEPSLSDNDFFARKAIGWALREYAKTNPGEVVRYVDHTGISGLSRREALKNLPVR from the coding sequence ATGGAGATACTGCAGAAGGCCGTGCGCATGGCGCTCACCGAGGTGGCCGACCCCGCCAAGGCTCCGGTCATGCGGGCCTACATGAAGTCGGAGATGCCCTTCCTCGGCGTGCAGGCCGCCCCCCGCCGCGCGGCGCTGAAGCGGGTCTTCATCGAGTACTACGTCGAGACGGCGCCCGCGTGGCGGGAGGCGGCGCTTGCCCTGTGGCACGGGGCCGAGTACCGCGAGGAGCGCTACGCGGCGATCGAACTGACCGGCTTCCGCCTCTACCGGGGCTTCCAGACGCTCGACGCGCTGCCGATGTACGAGGAGATGATCGTCACCGGAGCCTGGTGGGACTATGTCGACGACCTCGCCGTCCACCGCGTCGGCGGCCTGCTGGCGGCCTTCCCCGACACCATGCGCCCCCTCATGCTCCGCTGGGCCCACGGCACCGACCTGTGGAAACGCCGGACGGCCATCCTCTCCCAGAACCGCTTCAAGTCCGCCACCGACACCGGCCTGCTGTACGCCTGCATCGAGCCGAGCCTGTCGGACAACGACTTCTTCGCCCGCAAGGCGATCGGCTGGGCCCTGCGCGAGTACGCCAAGACCAACCCCGGCGAGGTCGTCCGCTACGTCGACCACACCGGCATCAGCGGCCTGAGCCGCCGCGAGGCCCTGAAGAACCTTCCGGTGCGTTGA
- a CDS encoding alpha/beta fold hydrolase — protein MQLHTREWGPSDGKVAVLIHGIMADSQCWWRVGPHLASLGYHVIAVDLPGHGRSPRAETYSPELYASSVLESVPARPELAIGHSLGGLTLAVAVERLRPARAIYSDPAFRLPRMEGGAPMTDMMAQLKYATVEQVTAMHPGWTAEENAVEIEMLKLWDPRTALSLGEIAGFDHTPEPVVPSLVQLADPSFVVPPDQAKDLEARGFEVRVVKGAEHTIHRHLFEDFLTGLDGWI, from the coding sequence ATGCAGCTGCACACCCGTGAGTGGGGCCCGTCGGACGGCAAGGTCGCCGTCCTGATCCACGGCATCATGGCCGATTCCCAGTGCTGGTGGCGGGTCGGCCCGCACCTCGCCTCCCTGGGCTACCACGTCATCGCCGTCGACCTGCCGGGACACGGCCGGTCGCCGCGCGCCGAGACGTACTCCCCCGAGCTGTACGCCTCCTCGGTGCTGGAATCCGTGCCCGCCCGTCCCGAACTGGCCATCGGCCACTCGCTCGGCGGGCTGACGCTGGCCGTGGCGGTCGAGCGGCTCAGGCCGGCTCGCGCGATCTACTCGGACCCGGCCTTCCGGCTGCCGCGCATGGAGGGCGGCGCGCCGATGACCGACATGATGGCGCAGCTCAAGTACGCCACCGTCGAGCAGGTCACGGCGATGCACCCCGGCTGGACCGCCGAGGAGAACGCGGTCGAGATCGAGATGCTCAAGCTCTGGGACCCGCGGACCGCGCTGTCCCTGGGCGAGATCGCCGGCTTCGACCACACCCCCGAACCGGTCGTGCCCTCGCTGGTGCAGCTCGCCGACCCGAGCTTCGTCGTCCCCCCCGACCAGGCCAAGGACCTCGAGGCCAGGGGCTTCGAGGTCCGCGTCGTCAAGGGCGCCGAGCACACCATCCACCGGCACCTCTTCGAGGACTTCCTGACCGGCCTCGACGGCTGGATCTGA
- the glnII gene encoding glutamine synthetase, whose product MTFKAEYIWIDGTEPTAKLRSKTKVMADGAELPIWGFDGSSTNQADGSSSDRVLKPVFTCLDPIRGGSNVLVLCEVLNTDMTPHTSNTRAALVDVAEKYADQESWFGIEQEYTFFKEGRPLGFPLGGFPAPQGGYYCGVGADEVFGREIVEKHLDYCIEAGLAISGINAEVMPGQWEFQIGPAGPLEVSDHMWIARWLLYRIAEDFNIAATLDAKPVKGDWNGAGAHTNFSTKAMREGYDPIITACEALAANALEHVKHYGSGIEDRLTGLHETAPWNEFSYGVSDRGASVRIPWQVEVEKKGYIEDRRPNANVDPYLVTRLIVNTCCAALEKAEQV is encoded by the coding sequence ATGACCTTCAAGGCCGAATACATCTGGATCGACGGCACCGAGCCGACCGCCAAGCTCCGCTCAAAGACCAAGGTCATGGCGGACGGTGCCGAACTCCCGATCTGGGGCTTCGACGGGTCCAGCACCAACCAGGCCGACGGTTCCTCCTCCGACCGCGTGCTCAAGCCGGTGTTCACCTGCCTGGACCCGATCCGCGGCGGCAGCAACGTGCTGGTGCTGTGCGAGGTTCTCAACACCGACATGACCCCGCACACCAGCAACACCCGCGCGGCCCTCGTCGATGTCGCGGAGAAGTACGCCGACCAGGAGTCGTGGTTCGGCATCGAGCAGGAGTACACCTTCTTCAAGGAGGGCCGCCCGCTCGGCTTCCCGCTCGGCGGCTTCCCCGCCCCGCAGGGTGGCTACTACTGCGGCGTCGGCGCCGACGAGGTCTTCGGCCGCGAGATCGTCGAGAAGCACCTCGACTACTGCATCGAGGCGGGCCTGGCCATCTCCGGCATCAACGCCGAGGTCATGCCCGGGCAGTGGGAGTTCCAGATCGGCCCGGCCGGTCCGCTGGAGGTCTCCGACCACATGTGGATCGCCCGCTGGCTGCTCTACCGCATCGCCGAGGACTTCAACATCGCCGCCACCCTGGACGCCAAGCCGGTGAAGGGTGACTGGAACGGCGCGGGCGCGCACACCAACTTCTCCACCAAGGCGATGCGCGAGGGCTACGACCCGATCATCACCGCCTGCGAGGCCCTCGCGGCGAACGCCCTGGAGCACGTCAAGCACTACGGCTCCGGCATCGAGGACCGCCTCACCGGTCTGCACGAGACCGCCCCCTGGAACGAGTTCAGCTACGGCGTCTCCGACCGCGGCGCCTCGGTCCGCATCCCGTGGCAGGTCGAGGTGGAGAAGAAGGGCTACATCGAGGACCGGCGTCCGAACGCCAACGTCGACCCCTACCTGGTGACCCGCCTCATCGTGAACACCTGCTGCGCCGCTCTGGAGAAGGCCGAACAGGTCTGA
- a CDS encoding glycoside hydrolase family 3 protein, with protein MKRGPELLRLAETVVFPGFEGKTPPDWVRRRLGEGLAGVVLFSRNIATPSQVADLTAALREENPQVLVGIDEESGEVTRLEAAGGSTRPGNFALGVVDDTGLTEEIAADLGRDLARAGVNLNFAPSADVNSNPDNPVIGLRSFGADPDLVARHTVAWIRGMQSAGVAACAKHFPGHGDTSVDSHHGVPLVAAAAGELRDVALRPFRSAVEKGVRTVMTGHLLVSALDPVMAATLSRRVLHDLLRVELGFEGVIVTDGIEMTAVSGPYGIGGASALAVAAGADAICVGGEHAGEETAIAVRDAIADAVIEGRLSEERLADAARRVRELARWTATAHRDTPARAASGGSGDASIGLAAARRALRVTRRSATAAFPLSAPPHVAELAPEMNLAIEKDTPWGVGEPLGKLLPGTTVTRLDASTATGSAIEAVLATAAGRPLVIVVRDAHRHPWQTDALRHLLAARSDAVVVEMGLPGRSDLGAVHIATHGSARVCGQAAAELLAGDPGTA; from the coding sequence ATGAAGCGCGGCCCAGAGCTGCTCCGTCTGGCGGAGACCGTCGTCTTTCCCGGTTTCGAGGGCAAGACCCCGCCCGACTGGGTGCGGCGCAGACTCGGTGAGGGGCTGGCCGGGGTGGTGCTCTTCTCCAGGAACATCGCCACCCCCTCCCAGGTCGCCGACCTGACGGCCGCGCTCCGCGAGGAGAACCCCCAGGTCCTCGTCGGCATCGACGAGGAGTCGGGCGAGGTCACCCGCCTGGAGGCGGCCGGCGGGAGCACCCGGCCGGGCAACTTCGCCCTCGGCGTGGTCGACGACACCGGCCTCACCGAGGAGATCGCCGCCGACCTCGGACGCGACCTGGCCCGGGCGGGCGTCAACCTCAACTTCGCCCCCTCGGCGGATGTGAACTCCAACCCTGACAACCCGGTCATCGGTCTGCGCTCCTTCGGCGCGGACCCCGACCTTGTCGCCCGGCACACCGTCGCCTGGATCCGGGGCATGCAGTCGGCGGGCGTGGCGGCCTGCGCCAAGCACTTCCCCGGCCACGGCGACACCTCGGTCGACTCCCACCATGGTGTGCCGCTCGTCGCCGCCGCCGCCGGGGAACTGCGAGACGTGGCGCTGCGGCCCTTCCGCTCGGCCGTCGAGAAGGGGGTGCGCACGGTCATGACCGGCCACCTGCTCGTCTCCGCGCTGGACCCCGTGATGGCCGCCACGCTCAGCCGCCGGGTCCTGCACGACCTGCTCAGGGTCGAGCTGGGCTTCGAAGGCGTCATCGTCACCGACGGCATCGAGATGACCGCGGTCTCCGGCCCGTACGGCATCGGCGGTGCCTCGGCCCTCGCCGTCGCCGCGGGCGCCGACGCGATCTGTGTGGGCGGCGAACACGCCGGAGAAGAGACCGCGATCGCGGTCCGTGACGCGATCGCGGACGCCGTGATCGAGGGCAGGCTCTCCGAGGAACGGCTGGCCGACGCCGCCCGCCGCGTCCGCGAGCTCGCCCGCTGGACCGCGACCGCCCACCGGGACACGCCCGCGCGCGCCGCCTCCGGTGGTTCCGGCGACGCGTCGATCGGCCTGGCCGCGGCCCGGCGCGCGCTGCGGGTCACCCGCCGCTCCGCGACCGCGGCCTTCCCTCTGTCCGCCCCGCCGCACGTCGCCGAACTCGCCCCCGAGATGAACCTCGCCATCGAGAAGGACACCCCCTGGGGTGTCGGCGAGCCGCTCGGCAAGCTCCTCCCCGGCACCACGGTCACCCGGCTGGACGCCTCCACCGCCACCGGGAGCGCCATCGAGGCCGTACTCGCCACCGCGGCCGGGCGCCCCCTGGTCATCGTCGTCCGCGACGCGCACCGCCACCCCTGGCAGACCGACGCGCTCCGGCACCTGCTGGCCGCCCGCTCCGACGCCGTCGTGGTCGAGATGGGCCTGCCCGGCCGCTCCGACCTCGGCGCCGTGCACATCGCCACCCACGGATCCGCCCGCGTCTGCGGCCAGGCCGCCGCCGAACTCCTCGCCGGGGACCCGGGCACCGCCTGA
- a CDS encoding TetR/AcrR family transcriptional regulator, giving the protein MNTRKNSGGTTTTSVKRQGGTKRAAASGSASERRDHLVKLAAELFARKGFQATTVREIAEEAGILSGSLYHHFDSKETIVDEVLATFLDDLVGRYRAALEQDGDPRTILSEMVRIGFSTLEPHRAAITVMQNDWNYLRSLPGDRFDYLVKAEDEVERMWVGQIKLGQAAGLFRADVDPKLTYRMIRDTIWVAVRWFRPGGRLNTAGLAEHYITVLFDGLATGERSSQKA; this is encoded by the coding sequence GTGAACACGCGAAAGAACTCCGGCGGCACGACCACGACCTCGGTCAAGCGCCAGGGCGGGACCAAGCGCGCGGCCGCCTCCGGCTCCGCGTCAGAGCGCCGCGACCATCTCGTCAAACTCGCCGCCGAACTCTTCGCCCGCAAGGGCTTCCAGGCGACCACCGTCCGGGAGATCGCCGAAGAGGCCGGCATCCTCTCCGGAAGCCTCTACCACCACTTCGACTCCAAGGAGACGATCGTCGACGAGGTGCTGGCCACCTTCCTCGACGACCTCGTCGGCCGTTACCGCGCCGCCCTCGAACAGGACGGCGACCCCCGCACGATCCTCTCAGAGATGGTGCGCATCGGGTTCAGCACTTTGGAGCCCCACCGCGCGGCGATCACCGTCATGCAGAACGACTGGAACTACCTGCGGTCGCTCCCCGGTGACCGCTTCGACTACCTGGTCAAAGCCGAGGACGAGGTCGAGCGGATGTGGGTCGGGCAGATCAAGCTCGGCCAGGCCGCCGGCCTGTTCCGCGCCGACGTCGACCCCAAGCTCACCTACCGCATGATCCGCGACACCATCTGGGTGGCGGTGCGCTGGTTCCGCCCAGGGGGGCGCCTCAACACCGCCGGCCTCGCCGAGCACTACATCACCGTCCTGTTCGACGGCCTGGCGACCGGCGAGCGGAGCAGCCAGAAGGCCTGA